The Xylophilus rhododendri region CGGCCAGCGCCACCAGCAGGTCGAACTGGTAGGAGGTGACTTCCGCGCCCTTGCCGGCCACGGACACGGTGCGCGCATCGCGGTCGATCTCCAGCGAGCCGAACTGCATGCTGCGGCTGGCGCTGGCCGCGCCCTCGCTGCGGCGGCGCAGGATGGCGCGGATGCGCGCCAGCAGCTCGCGCGGCTCGAAGGGCTTGGGCAGGTAGTCGTCGGCGCCGAGCTCCAGGCCGATGATGCGGTCCATCGGATCGCCCTTGGCGGTGAGCATCAGCACCGGCACCTGCGCCATCGGGCCGGACAGGCCGCGGATGCGGCGGCAGACGTCCAGGCCGTCCATGTCGGGCAGCATCAGGTCGAGGATGACCAGGTCGCAGACAGCGCCGCCGCCGTCGCCCTGCAGTTTCTGCAGGCCGTCGGTGGCGCTCGCGGCGTGGGTGAAGCCGAAGCCCGATTGGGCCAGGTACT contains the following coding sequences:
- a CDS encoding response regulator, whose product is MPSPQLLMIEDDTRLAQMVGEYLAQSGFGFTHAASATDGLQKLQGDGGGAVCDLVILDLMLPDMDGLDVCRRIRGLSGPMAQVPVLMLTAKGDPMDRIIGLELGADDYLPKPFEPRELLARIRAILRRRSEGAASASRSMQFGSLEIDRDARTVSVAGKGAEVTSYQFDLLVALAERAGRVLTRDQIMEAVRGRELEAFDRSIDVHMGRIRAAIEADAKNPKRILTVRGVGYVFAKQQD